One window from the genome of Yamadazyma tenuis chromosome 7, complete sequence encodes:
- the PXA2 gene encoding ATP-binding cassette long-chain fatty acid transporter pxa2 (EggNog:ENOG503NW82; COG:Q), whose translation MSSPRSTNTLGVSLLNVYKSNRSLFLNASYIILITTAFSGATGTSQSSDKKPKDVESSTELPKKRKKLSKESTKRIFDAAIPHYTNAAVGFLISHIILLVIRAFLTIKVASLDGKLVGALVSKKLKKFGQLLAFWMFLGIPASIVNAMLNWTKSNLRKNLRINMTNSIVEDYLPDNLDANYYSLIQLNDSKIKDPDQRTSTDINRLASALSSLPGQLLKPTLDLLLCAKELSKSGVGSGEGTLALGLIAHFSTIILRFFSPPFAKLASERANLEGQLRSAHSKVVTNSEEIAFLRGHNRELDYLDYCYYQLERFLKMEQWKKAIHEIAQTFIVKYFWGAAGLVLCSAPVFINKYLGKEPDLSASGDFITNRRLLMSASDSLDRLIYARRYILQVVGHASRVSEFQDALHQIKQDKIAERKNEKSDNVRYGDEITFENVRLVTPADVTLIEKLDFSIKHGQHLLIAGPNGSGKSSLFRMLGGLWPCKEGQITIPETENMFYLPQRAYLCRGNLREQVIYPHTFEQYKKNKHGKTDKELYEIFKMLKLDDLLVGDRPWDEVRNWGEELSVGAQQRLAMARLFYHQPKFAVLDECTSAVSPTMEQFMYQHAQEMGISLLSVAHRPALWHFHNYLLKFDGKGGYFFGELDAEKRLKIEEERLKLEKSLRDVSTLRDRLQELKRVSNAQHIKYENSHKNLAQLGRDAAAQAEASVSVQ comes from the coding sequence ATGAGTAGCCCCAGGAGTACCAACACGCTAGGGGTGTCACTCTTGAATGTTTACAAAAGCAACAGAAGCTTATTTCTTAATGCTTCTTATATCATCTTGATCACCACAGCGTTCTCAGGAGCCACTGGAACTTCCCAGTCAAGCGACAAAAAGCCCAAGGATGTGGAGAGTTCCACCGAATTACCCAAGAAACGTAAAAAGCTTTCGAAAGAGTCTACCAAACGGATATTTGACGCAGCTATTCCTCATTATACCAACGCTGCTGTGGGATTCTTGATTTCCCATATAATATTATTGGTAATCAGAGCCTTTTTGACCATCAAGGTAGCCAGCTTAGATGGTAAACTAGTGGGTGCTTTGgtgtccaagaagttgaagaaatttGGTCAGCTTTTGGCGTTTTGGATGTTCTTGGGGATCCCAGCCTCTATTGTTAACGCTATGTTGAACTGGACAAAGAGTAACTTGAGAAAAAATTTAAGAATCAACATGACCAATagcattgttgaagactACTTACCGGATAACTTGGATGCAAACTACTATTCGTTGATCCAGTTGAACGATAGTAAAATCAAGGATCCCGACCAGAGGACTTCCACTGATATCAACAGATTGGCAAGTGCCTTGTCATCCTTACCAGGACAGTTGTTGAAGCCCaccttggacttgttgttaTGCGCTAAAGAATTATCCAAGAGTGGTGTGGGAAGTGGAGAAGGAACCTTAGCCTTGGGGTTAATTGCTCATTTCTCTACGATTATTTTGAGATTCTTTTCACCTCCTTTCGCCAAGTTGGCATCCGAAAGAGCCAACTTGGAGGGTCAATTAAGATCTGCCCATTCCAAGGTGGTGACCAACAGTGAAGAAATCGCTTTCTTGAGGGGTCATAATCGTGAGTTGGATTACCTTGATTACTGTTACTACCAGTTGGAAAGGTTCCTCAAAATGGAACAATGGAAGAAAGCCATTCACGAAATCGCCCAAACTTTTATCGTCAAATACTTCTGGGGTGCTGCTGGTTTGGTGTTATGTTCAGCCCCtgtattcatcaacaagtatttGGGAAAAGAACCCGACCTTTCGGCTTCGGGTGATTTCATTACCAACAGaagattgttgatgagTGCGTCTGATTCCTTGGACAGATTGATTTATGCCAGAAGATACATATTACAAGTGGTAGGACATGCCTCAAGAGTCAGTGAGTTCCAGGATGCATTACATCAAATTAAACAAGACAAAATAGCTGAGAGGAAAAATGAAAAGAGCGACAATGTTAGGTACGGGGATGAGATCACCTTTGAGAATGTAAGATTGGTGACGCCTGCTGATGTGACgttgattgaaaaattggattTTAGCATTAAACACGGCCAACACTTGTTAATTGCTGGACCCAATGGTTCTGGAAAATCTTCGTTGTTCAGAATGTTGGGAGGATTATGGCCATGCAAAGAGGGTCAGATCACGATTCCCGAGACTGAGAATATGTTTTACTTGCCTCAAAGAGCCTATTTGTGCAGAGGTAACTTGAGAGAACAGGTGATTTATCCTCACACATTTGAGCAATATAAGAAAAATAAGCATGGCAAAACCGACAAGGAGTTGTatgaaatcttcaagatgttgaagttggatgatTTGTTGGTAGGAGATAGACCATGGGATGAAGTAAGAAACTGGGGTGAGGAATTATCGGTGGGTGCCCAACAGAGATTGGCCATGGCCAGATTATTCTACCACCAGCCCAAGTTTGCTGTTTTGGATGAATGTACTTCGGCAGTGTCTCCAACAATGGAGCAGTTCATGTATCAGCATGCCCAAGAAATGGGAATTTCATTGTTATCGGTTGCACACAGACCAGCTTTATGGCATTTCCACAACTatctcttgaagtttgacgGTAAGGGAGGAtacttctttggtgagTTGGATGCGgaaaagagattgaagatcgaagaagaaaggttgaagttggagaagagCTTGAGAGACGTGTCCACCTTGAGAGACAGATTACAGGAATTGAAGAGAGTCTCCAATGCTCAACACATAAAGTATGAAAATTCCCACAAAAACTTGGCCCAGTTAGGTAGGGATGCCGCAGCCCAGGCTGAAGCTTCTGTCTCCGTCCAATAA
- the SMD2 gene encoding mRNA splicing protein (COG:A; EggNog:ENOG503P45M; BUSCO:EOG09265IT6), with amino-acid sequence MADLVGVPKSDLNQQELERLEEFEFNHGPMSLLKEAVANNTPVVISCRNNHKLVAKVKAFDRHCNLILENVKELWTEPVKNNKGKVIKVNQKERFVSKLFLRGDSVIVVVKA; translated from the exons ATGGC TGATTTGGTAGGGGTTCCAAAATCAGATTTAAATCAACAAGAGCTCGAGAGGCTTGAAGAGTTCGAATTCAATCATGGGCCAATGTCCCTATTAAAAGAGGCGGTCGCCAACAACACCCCGGTGGTGATTTCATGTCGTAACAACCATAAGCTTGTTGCCAAGGTGAAGGCATTTGACAGGCATTGtaacttgattttggaaaacgTCAAAGAGTTGTGGACGGAACCAGTGAAGAACAATAAAGGAAAAGTGATAAAGGTCAACCAGAAGGAAAGATTTGTATCGAAGTTGTTCCTAAGAGGTGACTCTGTGATAGTGGTTGTGAAAGCATAG
- the MCM5 gene encoding minichromosome maintenance protein 5 (COG:L; EggNog:ENOG503NUIB), whose product MSYDRPDNYSAPALGPSEVSDDSYNEIIKAFKSFILEFRLNNSFIYREQLRENLLIKNYLLKVNNEHLIGFNEELNKKLHDDPGEMIPLFETAITDIGKRIAYLAEDSVPENFPNCQLIVYSIANKTSIRHLDSEHISKIVRVSGIIISASVLSSRPTKVQIICRNCKHTMRLNVAGGFGNLNLPKKCQGSHNFDDTATQARCPPEPYVVVHDKSTFIDQQVLKLQESPDMVPVGEMPRNILLQADRYLTNQVVPGTRVTIIGVYSIFESRSRVGNKGASSVALRNPYLKVLGIQSDTETGVDGQGLVFTEEEEEEFLKLSRMPNLYDVFSNSIAPSIYGNQDIKRAITCLLMGGSKKILPDSMRLRGDINVLLLGDPGTAKSQLLKFVEKISPISVYTSGKGSSAAGLTASVQRDPTTRDFYLEGGAMVLADGGVVCIDEFDKMRDEDRVAIHEAMEQQTISIAKAGITTILNSRTSVLAAANPIFGRYDDLKSPGENIDFQSTILSRFDMIFIVKDDHNEQRDISIAQHVMNVHTGNTNNNDMNQEGEIPIETMKRYIQYCKVRCAPRLSPEASVRLSSHFVAIRKKLQLNEADLNERSSIPITVRQLEAIIRISESLAKLTLSPVASEEHVEEAIRLFTASTMNAVNQGMSNGLIPNSELSKEINKVEQELRRRLPIGWSTAYSTLRREIVDSGKASPAALDKALMILERHEVIRFRHQRQNVLRVGV is encoded by the coding sequence ATGTCCTACGATAGACCAGATAATTATAGTGCACCAGCATTGGGCCCATCAGAGGTGTCGGATGACTCGTATAACGAGATCATCAAAGCATTCAAGTCGTTTATCTTGGAATTCAGATTGAATAATCTGTTCATCTACAGAGAGCAGTTGAGAGAGAACttattgatcaaaaactATTTATTAAAGGTAAACAACGAGCATTTGATCGGATTCaacgaagagttgaacaagaaactACACGATGACCCAGGTGAAATGATTCCCTTGTTTGAGACTGCCATCACAGATATTGGAAAGAGAATCGCCTATTTGGCCGAAGATTCGGTTCCAGAGAACTTCCCCAACTGCCAATTAATTGTGTATTCGATTGCAAACAAAACCAGTATCAGGCACTTGGATTCAGAACATATTTCCAAGATCGTTAGAGTCAGCGGGATCATTATCTCGGCGTCGGTGTTGTCTTCCCGACCCACAAAGGTCCAAATCATTTGCAGAAACTGTAAACACACCATGAGATTGAATGTAGCTGGTGGGTTCGGGAATTTGAACTTACCCAAGAAGTGTCAGGGGAGTCACAATTTCGATGATACTGCTACCCAGGCTCGGTGCCCTCCTGAACCATATGTCGTTGTTCACGATAAATCAACCTTCATTGATCAGCAAGTGTTGAAATTACAAGAATCTCCAGATATGGTACCAGTAGGGGAAATGCCTAGAAACATCTTGTTACAGGCCGACCGGTACTTGACCAACCAAGTTGTTCCTGGTACCAGGGTCACCATCATTGGAGTCTATTCGATTTTTGAAAGCAGGTCCAGAGTAGGTAATAAAGGAGCCAGTTCTGTAGCTTTGAGAAACCCATACTTGAAGGTATTGGGAATTCAAAGTGACACAGAAACAGGTGTTGATGGTCAAGGGTTAGTGTtcacagaagaagaggaagaagagtttttgaaattgtcgAGAATGCCCAATTTGTACGATGtattttccaactccattGCACCCTCAATTTACGGTAACCAGGATATCAAAAGGGCCATCACATGTCTTTTGATGGGAGGAAGCAAGAAGATTTTACCCGATAGTATGCGGTTGAGAGGAGACATCAATGTGTTATTGTTGGGTGATCCTGGTACTGCCAAATCTCAATTGTTAAAGTTTGTGGAAAAGATATCCCCCATCTCGGTATACACTTCTGGTAAAGGGTCTTCTGCTGCGGGGTTGACGGCATCAGTCCAAAGAGACCCCACCACCCGGGACTTCTACTTGGAAGGTGGTGCTATGGTGTTGGCCGATGGAGGTGTTGTTTGTATCGATGAGTTTGACAAAATGAGAGATGAGGATAGAGTTGCCATCCACGAAGCCATGGAACAGCAAACCATTTCCATTGCCAAGGCTGgtatcaccaccatcttgAACTCTAGAACTTCAGTATTGGCGGCGGCCAATCCCATTTTCGGTCGTTACGACGACTTGAAGTCCCCTGGAGAAAATATCGATTTTCAAAGCACCATCTTGTCAAGATTCGATATGATCTTTATTGTCAAGGACGACCACAATGAACAAAGAGATATCTCCATTGCCCAGCACGTTATGAATGTCCACACCGggaacacaaacaacaacgacatgaaccaagaaggtgaaaTACCTATTGAGACCATGAAGAGATACATCCAGTACTGTAAAGTCCGGTGTGCACCCAGATTGAGTCCAGAAGCGTCTGTCAGATTATCATCACATTTTGTGGCCATTAGAAAAAAGTTGCAATTGAACGAAGCAGACTTGAACGAAAGGTCCTCGATTCCTATCACCGTCAGACAGTTGGAAGCCATTATCCGTATCAGTGAatctttggccaaattgaCCTTATCTCCAGTGGCATCTGAAGAacatgttgaagaagccattAGACTTTTCACCGCCTCCACCATGAATGCCGTTAACCAGGGAATGTCGAACGGGTTGATTCCAAACAGTGAATTGAGcaaggaaatcaacaaggtggaGCAGGAATTGAGACGGAGATTACCTATTGGTTGGTCTACTGCTTACCTGACGTTGAGGAGAGAGATTGTTGACAGTGGTAAAGCCAGTCCTGCTGCATTGGACAAGGCACTTATGATTCTCGAAAGACACGAGGTGATACGATTCAGACACCAGCGTCAAAACGTTTTACGGGTTGGGGTTTAG
- a CDS encoding uncharacterized protein (EggNog:ENOG503PHTW; COG:S), giving the protein MPRRVSAILHCVPESHVSESYVPESHDPGSHVPESHDPGSHVTEVSSCGSYRNPISKLDSSQSLVPLKADRALFIYILMDSYLNKDAIIDASSLLNDTLISKGYVDSTLLFNSIDWDKLKVDQPSDIPQLKLTDTLYNNDKNIINIIYGLLQSVERNKVQNKTFNQIINQKDQEIKQLKERTADLELKLNKSDSKLQTALYEKSSTSKDYNSLANRNKAQARDLNKVKNWCNDIKTKHEIEIKKKNLVINNLKNQLIEKKNLSTSITYGLNRSSLLEEKHEIAEVDTNSNYIYNNNPIINNLNDTNLPIPILNAEYEKIVITLTDLTNNLIKENHKFSRFIKNLNKYYSRFNSVINPETDKPSSQDEFIPNPEDYFNLQDLNQLIDSDLDIDNIETFEFIIKPILNNIYKNYHYLNNLFDDINQSKEQPPEGAESRDGKDDEIQRLKRELSLATSNWKDAIKTLDDWEGRNRRH; this is encoded by the exons ATGCCAAGGCGGGTGCTGGCGATCTTGCACTGTGTCCCTGAATCTCATGTCTCTGAGTCTTATGTCCCTGAGTCTCATGACCCTGGGTCTCATGTCCCTGAGTCTCATGACCCTGGGTCTCATGTCACCGAGGTCTCAAG TTGTGGATCCTATCGCAACCCCATCTCCAAATTAGATTCTTCTCAGTCTCTTGTCCCTTTAAAAGCTGATCGCGCTTTATTTATTTACATTTTGATGGACTCATACTTAAACAAAGATGCCATTATAGATGCATCAAGCCTCCTCAACGACACGTTGATATCTAAGGGGTATGTTGACTCCACcctcttgttcaactccattGACTGGGACAAATTGAAGGTCGACCAGCCGTCAGATATACCCCAGCTAAAACTCACCGATACCCTATACAACAATGacaaaaacatcatcaatatcatctaTGGGCTCCTTCAAAGCGTTGAAAGAAACAAGGTCCAGAATAAGACTTTCAACCAGATCATCAACCAgaaagatcaagaaatcaaacaGCTTAAGGAACGAACAGCagacttggagttgaaacTAAACAAGCTGGACTCTAAGCTTCAGACCGCATTATACGAAAAATCGTCAACCCTGAAGGACTATAACTCGCTTGCCAACCGCAACAAAGCCCAGGCTCGAGACTTGAATAAGGTGAAGAATTGGTGTAATGATATCAAAACCAAACACGAGATCGAGATaaaaaagaagaacctaGTAAttaacaacttgaagaaccagtTGATCGAAAAGAAAAACTTGTCCACCAGCATCACGTATGGTCTCAATCGAAGTTCTCTACTTGAGGAGAAACATGAAATTGCAGAGGTGGATACAAATTCCAACTACATCTACAACAACAATCCCATAATCAACAATCTCAATGATACAAATTTGCCCATACCGATTTTGAATGCCGAATACGAAAAAATTGTCATCACCTTGACGGAtctcaccaacaacttgatcaaagagaaTCACAAGTTTTCCAGgtttatcaagaatttgaataAATACTACAGTAGGTTCAACTCGGTTATTAACCCAGAAACCGATAAACCTTCTTCACAAGATGAATTCATACCGAACCCAGAAGATTACTTCAATTTACAAGActtgaaccagttgataGACCTGGACCTTGATATCGATAATATCGAGACTTTTGAATTCATCATTAAACCAATTCTTAACAACATCTACAAAAACTATCActatttgaacaacttgttcgACGATATCAACCAGTCGAAAGAACAACCACCGGAGGGAGCTGAATCCAGGGATGGTAAAGATGACGAAATTCAGAGACTCAAACGGGAATTGAGCTTGGCTACCAGCAACTGGAAAGATGCCATTAAAACACTAGATGATTGGGAAGGTCGGAACAGAAGACACTGA
- a CDS encoding uncharacterized protein (EggNog:ENOG503P5B6; COG:J), whose protein sequence is MMGIRTSGLCRYLLRPQVPCREYVIPKKTKLPPRPKWLIKEEDIEESFIKGGSGPGGQKINKTNSKVQLKHIPTGIVVTSQHSRSQEQNRQKAREILAEKLDLMENGPKSRVAVVTERKVKLKQSKQKKSHRKYRKIEEGRAKEKEFEELVNIEDEIDQMTGRG, encoded by the coding sequence ATGATGGGTATACGAACATCAGGACTATGTAGATATCTTCTTCGACCTCAAGTCCCATGTCGGGAGTATGTCATTCCCAAGAAGACTAAGTTACCCCCGCGGCCCAAGTGGCTcattaaagaagaagacattGAGGAGAGTTTCATCAAGGGAGGAAGCGGACCCGGAGGACAAAAAATCAATAAAACCAACAGTAAAGTTCAACTCAAACACATTCCTACGGGTATCGTGGTGACGTCGCAGCACTCAAGGTCACAGGAGCAGAACCGCCAGAAGGCCCGGGAGATTCTCgcagaaaagttggatttgatggAAAATGGACCCAAGTCACGTGTGGCGGTGGTGACTGAGCGTAAAGTTAAGTTGAAGCAGAGtaagcagaagaagagtcaTCGCAAGTATAGGAAGATTGAGGAGGGACGGGCAAAGGAgaaagagtttgaagagttggttAATATTGAGGACGAGATTGACCAAATGACCGGAAGGGGATGA
- a CDS encoding uncharacterized protein (EggNog:ENOG503PT7D) — MVDRSESRAVSVTDPAKYNHRDILLFLQLLHSNGLIEPDNIVDKSNSDIVNDIATQWFKHKSTKLSTLKGLDIDAPWTQSQLQTLYQNLLDQNDDCSNTTELANKIYAERVKQLRNQLESSQETFTQLLKEQ, encoded by the coding sequence ATGGTAGATCGCAGTGAAAGCAGAGCGGTTTCGGTGACGGATCCGGCCAAATACAACCACAGAGATATTCTTCTATTCCTCCAGCTTCTTCATTCAAACGGCTTGATCGAACCTGATAACATAGTTGATAAACTGAATAGTGACATTGTAAATGACATTGCAACCCAATGGTTTAAACACAAAAGCACCAAACTCTCAACATTGAAAGGATTGGATATCGATGCACCGTGGACACAGAGCCAGCTTCAGACCTTGTACCAGAACCTCCTTGACCAGAATGATGATTGTTCAAATACCACcgagttggccaacaagaTTTATGCTGAGAGAGTCAAACAGCTACGGAACCAGCTAGAGTCCTCTCAGGAGACCTTCACCCAGTTACTAAAGGAGCAGTGA
- the YSH1 gene encoding endoribonuclease ysh1 (BUSCO:EOG09260RRC; COG:A; EggNog:ENOG503NWQM): MATVDSTDDFKFTGLGGCNEVGRSCHIIEYKNKVIMLDAGVHPGLSGLNSLPFYDEYDLSKVDLLLVSHFHLDHAASLPYVMQHTNFRGRVFMTHATKAIYRWLLTDFVRVTSLSSNTSNDPNSGGTSANLYTDEDLMKSFDRIETVDFHSTMELDGIRFTAYHAGHVLGACLYLIEIGGLKALFTGDYSREENRHLPVAEVPSVKPDILITESTFGTATHEPRMEKENRMTRIIHSTLSKGGRVLMPVFALGTAQELLLILEEYWSQNKDLQNIDVYFASSLARKCLAVYQTYTNIMNDKIRSMASSSSYDRKNPFTFKYIKTLKSLDRFQDFGPSVVIASPGMLQSGFSRQLLEKWAPDPKNTVLMTGYSVEGTMAKDLLIEPPTIPSVNNPEMTITRRLSIEEISFAAHVDFQQNAEFIGEVNAPRIILVHGDSIPMGRLKSALLSKYANRKGTDQEVKVFNPRNGDELKIAIKGLKVAKVLGALAEEQVSGMRAELESEIATKIEEIGAEEEEEEKDEDMKDTTEEKENGNKTEDSENHEDDKQEDDDFEVFKSKQVLSGVIVSKDFDLNIVQLQDLHEYSQLATSIVKSKIDLIINAHISLIEWHLQQMFGYINVANDDEDEWECVIMDIISILIDRSKSKGSSNYVTVEWVNDNLMADSLADSVVAILYSIDSSPASVKISSSSHSHDHEKPVKKEEDSNGNTEITIEKSGHMNTDINDRKYRISTLLKAQFGDALKGNDMTNAQIAFGKNEATINYNSLTVTCNSKVLKDRIENIIKRACGLAAPLSQFEKSV; the protein is encoded by the coding sequence ATGGCGACTGTGGACAGTACAGACGATTTTAAGTTTACCGGGTTAGGGGGTTGTAATGAAGTGGGTAGATCCTGTCATATCATTGAGTACAAGAACAAGGTGATCATGCTTGATGCAGGGGTTCATCCCGGGTTGTCGGGTCTTAATTCGTTACCATTCTACGATGAGTACGACTTATCCAAAGTCGACTTATTGTTGGTAAGTCATTTTCATTTGGATCACGCAGCTTCCTTGCCCTATGTAATGCAACACACAAACTTTAGGGGCCGAGTTTTCATGACCCATGCCACAAAAGCCATTTATCGATGGTTATTGACTGATTTCGTGAGAGTGACATCGTTGAGctccaacacctccaatgaCCCTAACAGCGGTGGTACTTCCGCCAACTTATACACCGACGAggatttgatgaaatccTTCGACCGAATCGAGACGGTGGATTTCCACTCCACAATGGAATTGGATGGGATTCGATTTACTGCTTACCATGCTGGCCATGTCTTGGGAGCTTGTTTAtatttgattgaaattggtggattGAAGGCGTTATTCACAGGAGATTActcaagagaagaaaataGACATCTACCAGTGGCCGAGGTGCCTTCGGTGAAGCCAGATATTTTGATCACCGAGTCTACTTTTGGTACTGCTACCCACGAACCAAGAATGGAGAAAGAAAACAGAATGACCAGAATCATTCACTCTACTTTGCTGAAGGGTGGACGAGTATTGATGCCGGTGTTTGCATTGGGGACGGCCCAGgaattgttgttgattttaGAGGAGTATTGGTCTCAGAATAAAGACTTACAAAACATCGACGTTTATTTTGCATCCTCTTTAGCAAGAAAGTGCTTGGCAGTGTATCAGACATATACCAACATTATGAACGACAAAATAAGATCCATGGCATCTTCCTCATCATATGATCGCAAAAACCCATTCACCTTTAAATATATCAAAACTCTCAAGTCATTGGACAGATTTCAAGACTTTGGTCCTTCAGTAGTGATAGCATCCCCTGGTATGTTGCAGAGTGGATTTTCGAGGCAGTTATTGGAAAAATGGGCTCCTGATCCCAAGAATACTGTGTTAATGACTGGTTATTCAGTGGAAGGAACCATGGCtaaagacttgttgattgaaCCTCCTACAATTCCTTCTGTTAACAACCCTGAGATGACAATTACAAGAAGATTAAGCATAGAAGAAATATCCTTCGCAGCCCATGTTGACTTCCAACAGAACGCCGAATTTATAGGTGAAGTCAATGCTCCACGGATTATTTTAGTACATGGAGATTCGATTCCAATGGGTAGGTTGAAGTCTGCTCTCTTGAGTAAATATGCCAACAGGAAAGGAACCGACCAAGAAGTCAAGGTGTTCAATCCAAGAAATGGagatgagttgaagatcGCAATCAAAGGCTTGAAGGTAGCCAAAGTATTGGGGGCTCTAGCAGAAGAGCAAGTGTCTGGCATGAGGGCCGAATTAGAGCTGGAAATCGCCACCAAGATTGAAGAGATCGGAGctgaagaggaagaagaggaaaaagatgaagatatgAAAGATACAACCGAAGAAAAGGAGAACGGTAACAAGACAGAAGACAGCGAAAATCATGAAGATGATAAGCAGGAAGACGATGATTTTGAGGTATTCAAGAGCAAACAGGTATTGTCAGGAGTTATTGTGTCGAAGGATTTCGACTTAAATATCGTCCAATTACAGGATTTACATGAATACTCTCAATTAGCCACATCGATTGTTAAGTCCAAAATTGATTTGATTATCAACGCACATATCTCCTTGATCGAGTGGCATTTACAACAAATGTTTGGATACATCAACGTGGCCAACGACGATGAGGACGAGTGGGAATGTGTGATCATGGACATAATCAGTATTTTGATTGACCGATCCAAATCCAAGGGTTCAAGCAACTACGTTACGGTTGAATGGGTCAatgacaacttgatggcaGACTCATTGGCAGACAGTGTGGTGGCCATTCTTTACTCCATAGACTCATCACCTGCATCGGTCAAGATCTCATCGTCGAGCCACTCACATGACCACGAAAAACCCGTtaaaaaggaagaagattctAATGGAAACACAGAAATAACCATCGAGAAGTCAGGGCACATGAACACTGATATAAATGATAGAAAGTATCGTATTTCTACACTCCTAAAGGCACAATTCGGAGATGCGTTAAAGGGTAACGATATGACCAATGCCCAAATTGCCTTTGGTAAAAATGAAGCCACCATCAACTATAACAGCTTGACGGTTACTTGCAACtccaaggtcttgaagGATAGAATAGAGAACATTATCAAGAGGGCTTGTGGGTTGGCCGCTCCATTGAgtcaatttgaaaaatctgTATAG
- a CDS encoding uncharacterized protein (EggNog:ENOG503PVFJ) has protein sequence MNNWQTVSIVLACFLGIFLITVVFFLIYLGCHFSIILESKRYPFTKYEYNRPLDLESGLNSSIIATKSVHTLPTSHVTEEGDIIVRTGFVVGTASHGDLGSLSEFQDSNSFNTDSPISNQVSNFSICHTPSDLRERENTGSQAEVNSTDLGVPAGKLDRYDSFSKSLIIKDLMQGSPSEQPSEIREVSDPYSSNSISVGEVVVVVQSFKGDNAHEFSHLQEGDLLRVVRFYLKEGTGTLGKKGLHLLKITGKKHKFLWSFSPEPSYEDLTYISKDDPEFPLVHCTGIILNTFLEYDASNNTMALKMKDSNHLDTDILKDFPLKCVSLETTVVSHSGQ, from the coding sequence ATGAATAACTGGCAAACAGTATCAATAGTATTGGCCTGCTTTTTAGGCATCTTCCTTATTACTgtggttttcttcttgatctaCTTGGGCTGCCACTTCTCAATCATTCTTGAAAGCAAGCGGTATCCCTTCACTAAGTATGAATACAATCGGCCCTTAGATTTGGAAAGCGGATTGAATTCTTCTATTATTGCAACAAAAAGTGTGCACACTCTCCCTACTTCTCATGTTACTGAAGAAGGAGACATCATAGTTCGCACTgggtttgttgttggcacTGCTAGCCATGGTGATTTAGGTCTGTTACTGGAGTTTCAAGATTCAAACTCATTCAATACAGATAGTCCCATATCGAACCAAGTGTCCAATTTCAGCATCTGCCACACACCAAGTGATCTACGTGAACGTGAGAATACTGGCTCCCAAGCTGAGGTGAACTCGACGGATTTGGGGGTTCCCGCTGGTAAGCTTGATCGGTACGATAGTTTTAGCAAAAGCTTAATCATCAAGGATTTGATGCAGGGTTCACCATCAGAGCAACCAAGCGAAATCCGGGAGGTGAGTGATCCCTATTCATCAAATCTGATTtctgttggagaagttgtCGTGGTTGTCCAGTCCTTCAAGGGAGATAATGCTCATGAGTTTAGCCATTTACAGGAAGGTGATTTGTTAAGGGTTGTCAGATTCTACTTGAAGGAAGGAACGGGAACTTTGGGGAAAAAAGGACTCCATCTTTTGAAAATCACCGGGAAGAAGCACAAATTCTTGTGGTCTTTCTCTCCCGAACCCTCGTATGAGGATTTGACATATATTTCAAAGGACGACCCAGAATTCCCTCTTGTTCATTGCACTGGAATCATTTTGAACACTTTCTTGGAATACGATGCCAGCAACAACACAATGgctttgaagatgaaggatTCCAATCATCTTGACACtgatattttgaaggatTTCCCCCTTAAATGTGTGTCCTTAGAAACCACTGTTGTGTCCCATCTGGGACAGTGA